The nucleotide sequence AAATAGGTGGAAATGTGAACCTCTTACTACAATGAAAGATAAAGACGTTTCAATGTTGGGAGATCTATTTGTATCAATCGGTGGCAGAAATGATGAATCTTGCGATATAAGAGTTTGAACAGTTTTTAAGCCAAGTTCAGGTCGCGCTCAAATAAACAAAAAACTCTTAGGAAACCTTCGTGAGATAAACATGACTACCCGCGTGAATAGCAGTGTGAACAATAGTGAAACCGGCACTCcgtccaccaccacaatAGAGTATGATCACCGGGTGACATCCGTATTGACAGAGCACTTTGGATATCCCCCGTTGGCGGTCATTGATGATGTGATTAATGCTGTTAATCATATTCTTTACAAATGCACCCAGGCAATGGAAACGTACCTAGTTGAGCAGCACACCAAGAGGATagaagagttcaagcaGATCAAAGCTGAAAATGCGTCTTCTGATAAAGATGAGCAAGCTTTGTTAAAAGAGCATGAAGATTTGGACGTGTGGGTGAACCTACCCAAAGATGAAATCAGCTTGGGAACTGCGAAACTTGAAACTCTTTTAGAAAACCAAGTCGATAAGAACTTTGATAAGTTCGAGCTCTATGCATTGAGAAATATCTTCACGATTCcagtggatttggtggataaTGGCTGGATAAGATTGAAACATCATGAGCATCTTGACTTTAGTAAAGATGCAAACCGAGAGGACGACGAGGTCATAAataagttgatcaaagataTACGGCTCGAGCTCAAGTTGAGAGAGATCTTGAAGCTCCAAGTCGAAAAAGGCAAGCGACTTGTGGACATGTTGAGAAAGTATAGTAATaacttgaagtacttgaacgaaaccgaaatcaacaagaacctCAGTGAAAAGGGCAAAAAGATACTAGAAGATCTTTCCCCCATTGATGATAACTTGTACtttattttgcagcaagTGAATGTTTTAATCGAACAGATGAATAGGCTATACGTCAAGTTCGAGAAGAATAAGGTCAACATGAACTTTAAGCCCAGCTTGAGAGACTTCTACATAAATGGTAAATCTTTCAAGCTACTACAGAGTATTGGAGTCACAATCGAGGATAGCTCGGTAGATTTGTTGGGTGATacagaagaattgaaaaacGGGGTGGAATCAGTGGTcttggatgatttgatgTAGTTGTACAATAGCGGATATATTCGTAAATAGTGTATTAATAGGAATAAATGGATCTCACACacacaaaaaaaaacatCAACCTTTTTCGCACTGACAAAAAATTCATCCAATAAAACTACATCAATTTCTAACCTACCCTCATAATGGCAGGTACATTAAGACCAGATAGAGAGCTTCAAAGGTTCAATACAGCTAAGGAAAATGCTGGGAACTACTTCAGATTCAAGCCTAAATCGATTATTTTCAACgtgttgatgatgggaaTCGTGCCTTTTGGATTGGCATACTATGCTTATGGAAGTGAAGGTAAAGTGAACTTTTATAGGAGATTCAGAAAGGAGCCTGTGTTGTATAAGGAATACGTTCCCAGAGACAAGGATTTGTAGTTCTAGACACGAACTTCcaaacaacaagaacttatAATTTAGAAATTAGCATACACAATACACATATAACGATACTGAAGCCTAATATAGGCATAATCTACCACAAGATACTCTAAATTTTGCATTAATCGTAAATCATATATAGATGGTTGACACGAAATAAACGTAGGtaattggtgatggtgaatTGAAAAAATGGTGAAGGAGTGTCAAGCAGAAATAATACTCCTAAGAATTGAGTTGAAAGTTAACAATCCCATTTTTCATATTTTTaagaagcttcttcttttcgaGATTAGGTGAACTACgctttttcttcaacattgGTTTATCCACCTTCTTTGGGTTTTTAGTCCAATTTGTGGGAGAATGGGGTACCAGGGtagaagaaggtggtgtATTGGTGAAAAAAGTGTCTTCACGAATTATATCGAGTGAATTTGCCAGTTTAAAAGTACTGGAACACTCCTCTAGGGAGAAATTCTTGGGGGTGTTTACCAGGTTAGAAGGTTTTGATCCGAgtttggactttttggatgAACTGTGACTTTTCTTATCAAGCAGGGAAGctgattttgttgaattgggtgatgttgaagtaGGACTACGGCCGCTGGTAGTACTGCCAGCGGTTTTAGCTTTTCTTGGATCCTTGAAAGTAAACGATCCTGGAGTACCCATTTCATCAAGGCTACCTCTTTTGATTAGTTCGTCAAATGGaatttccttcaaaatatcTTCCAATCTAAAAAGGTCTTCTTTTTCataatcttcaaactcaagcGCAGGGGCTTCGCCGTCCTTTTCcttattgaacaaaaagTCGACGGGAGTCAAAGTTTCAATGGACATTTCATTGAGTTGTGACATGGAATTTCGACGCCTTAACGGCTGGAAGTTTTTAAGAGAAACCATTGAAGTATCAGTTTGGGGAGTAGGAATAACAGAATAAACTCCTGTattgtctttgaaagaattggCACCAAAACTATGTTTCCGAGAAACAGAAGGTGGAAATGGTGTAGCAGCATCCAACTCGTCACATCTGGAGTTAGTAACAGCATTGTCGAATTGGAGTGGCAgatttgtgtttgaagtGAGCTGTTGAGGCAGCACTACCGTACTGGATTCTTCGATCGAGTCGTTGAAGTCCGACTCCAAATTATAGTAGGCAGAGTTTAGAGACACTCGTGAAAGCGGAGTGGATGCCACTGATGCGGAACTCAGGGGAGACGAAGATATCAGCGGCACCAGGGCCTTTTTCAGACTGGCTTTGTGACCTGTTTGCAGACCCTTCAGCGTACTTTGCGGTCTCAGAACCAGAGTTTTCAGCTTTGAAGGAGAGCTTTGAAGGCCTCTCAGCATACTCTTTATTCGGGTAACATTTTGCAGCCCACGCAGCACCGACTTGGCTTTAGTGGGCCGCGCGGTGGGGGTACTTTTGGGCGTCGTCTTGGCCGTTTTGGCCTTAGATGTCTTCACGCTTGGAGCTGCTGGCTGCAGAACCATATGGAACTGTGGAGACTGTTGGGTCATCGGCTGCTGCTGGACCATCGAGTGCTGTTGGACCATTGACTGTTGTTGACCCATTGGCTGCTGTTGACCCATTGGCTGCTGTTGAACCATTGGCTGCTGTTGACCCATTGACTGCTGTTGACCCATTGGCTGCTGTTGAACCATTGGCTGCTGTTGAACCATTGGCTGCTGGCGTTGCTGTACTTGGTTCATCAACTGAACCACCTGTTGCGGGTGCTGACCCGTGTGTTGTGGTACATGGTTCAAATTCTGTTGATTAACCGGCATAAATGACATAACATTGGGCTGTTGGTTAAGCTGATGCAGGGCAATGTAGTGGATTTGACCTTGGTTAGATGCTAAATTGGTGGCAAGAGATTGAGGGAGCATTTGAATGAGTTGTGTTTGAGGCGCCAATTGCATTTGCCGAAACGCCAGAGGGTCAATCATGTTCATATGAGTAGACATGGGGGCTTGGACCGGAGCTTGGATGTAACCTTGAGGTAGTTGTTGCTGGCCCACTGGAACGATGCCCAAGCCGATTATTTGCATACCATTCACCATTGACGGAAGAGCGCCTGTTAAGACATTACCGTTGGCGTCGGTGGTAGCAATACGATCGGTAAATAATTGATTATACGCCATGGGGAGCAGATGATATGATGACGGAGGAGATGTTAATGCCGGGATGGTATCAATGATATGGTACggattttgttgatgttaAGAGGGAAATGAATGAGGCGACAATCAGGTGTTTTGAAGTAGGTTCTTGAGGGGCCTGAAAGTGTCTGCAAAAAGGGGAAAAAGAAGGTAAGCGCCAGAAGCTGGTTCGCGGGAAGATGAGGGAAGGTTGATGGGGGTTGTTGGGTATGAGTGGTTCAACAGGACACACAGGTATCAAtggttgatgaaaaagatgTTGTTTGGGTATATgaagagaaaaaaaaaacccGGGTAGTAGTGGATTGTAAAGGGGCCCATACGGATCTACATACACAGGACATATTGTGCGCGCGCGTGCAATTAACCAGCAGACT is from Yamadazyma tenuis chromosome 6, complete sequence and encodes:
- a CDS encoding uncharacterized protein (COG:S; EggNog:ENOG503P5D5; BUSCO:EOG09264DY4) gives rise to the protein MTTRVNSSVNNSETGTPSTTTIEYDHRVTSVLTEHFGYPPLAVIDDVINAVNHILYKCTQAMETYLVEQHTKRIEEFKQIKAENASSDKDEQALLKEHEDLDVWVNLPKDEISLGTAKLETLLENQVDKNFDKFELYALRNIFTIPVDLVDNGWIRLKHHEHLDFSKDANREDDEVINKLIKDIRLELKLREILKLQVEKGKRLVDMLRKYSNNLKYLNETEINKNLSEKGKKILEDLSPIDDNLYFILQQVNVLIEQMNRLYVKFEKNKVNMNFKPSLRDFYINGKSFKLLQSIGVTIEDSSVDLLGDTEELKNGVESVVLDDLM
- a CDS encoding uncharacterized protein (EggNog:ENOG503PQX1) gives rise to the protein MAGTLRPDRELQRFNTAKENAGNYFRFKPKSIIFNVLMMGIVPFGLAYYAYGSEGKVNFYRRFRKEPVLYKEYVPRDKDL